Proteins encoded by one window of Pseudonocardia alni:
- a CDS encoding pyridoxamine 5'-phosphate oxidase family protein, whose product MPLRIPAVVLPGRDRPATPPVVVPAPPERGVSDAPQVPDGPHRPGSAGEHVLQTEVGSSARAGRFYDDQLRDRLLPRMIEFVGRMEMAFVATSDAHGECDSSLRAGPPGFLHVLDPYTLAYPEYRGNGVYASLGNLVENPHVGMLMVDFTESLIGLHVNGRARIMDDDAFRTTYPGHARDHAAGRRAERWVVVDVEEAYIHCRKHIPRMERVTQRRAWGTDDPARKGGDFFGAKGTEPRVPRPSRRRFPSTTHLGAGASRTLRRRPHGR is encoded by the coding sequence GTGCCGTTGCGAATCCCCGCCGTCGTCCTGCCCGGACGGGACCGTCCGGCCACGCCGCCGGTGGTGGTCCCCGCGCCCCCGGAGCGCGGCGTGTCCGACGCCCCGCAGGTCCCGGACGGACCGCACCGGCCCGGCTCCGCGGGTGAGCACGTGTTGCAGACCGAGGTGGGCAGCTCCGCCCGTGCCGGCCGGTTCTACGACGACCAGCTCCGCGACCGGCTGCTGCCGCGGATGATCGAGTTCGTCGGACGGATGGAGATGGCCTTCGTCGCGACGTCCGACGCGCACGGCGAGTGCGACAGCTCGCTGCGGGCCGGCCCGCCCGGTTTCCTGCACGTGCTGGACCCGTACACGCTGGCCTACCCCGAGTACCGGGGCAACGGCGTATACGCCAGCCTCGGCAACCTGGTGGAGAACCCGCACGTCGGGATGCTGATGGTCGACTTCACCGAGTCGCTGATCGGGCTGCACGTCAACGGCCGGGCCCGGATCATGGACGACGACGCCTTCCGCACCACCTACCCCGGGCACGCGCGCGACCACGCCGCCGGCCGCCGCGCCGAGCGCTGGGTGGTGGTGGACGTGGAGGAGGCCTACATCCACTGCCGCAAGCACATCCCGCGGATGGAGCGGGTGACGCAGCGGCGCGCCTGGGGGACCGACGACCCGGCCCGCAAGGGCGGCGACTTCTTCGGCGCCAAGGGGACCGAGCCGCGGGTGCCGCGGCCCTCCCGGCGCCGGTTCCCGAGCACGACGCACCTCGGCGCGGGGGCCTCGCGGACGCTCCGGCGCCGCCCGCACGGCCGCTGA
- a CDS encoding YbaB/EbfC family nucleoid-associated protein codes for MEHFTAEQPNAGRTWLDEYRTRIESIRVRAEQARDRVATVTATARTRDGAVVVTVDASGMLTDLRLGVRAEELPRARLAETVLRLSREAALDSAAQVERIMAPLTAEGEQ; via the coding sequence ATGGAGCACTTCACCGCCGAGCAGCCGAACGCCGGGCGGACCTGGCTGGACGAGTACCGCACCCGTATCGAGTCGATCCGGGTCCGGGCCGAGCAGGCCCGGGACCGGGTCGCGACGGTGACCGCGACCGCACGCACCCGCGACGGTGCGGTCGTGGTCACCGTCGACGCGTCCGGGATGCTGACCGACCTGCGGCTCGGGGTGCGGGCCGAGGAGCTGCCGCGGGCCCGGCTCGCCGAGACGGTGCTGCGGCTGAGCCGGGAGGCCGCGCTGGACTCGGCCGCGCAGGTGGAGCGGATCATGGCGCCGCTCACGGCGGAGGGCGAGCAGTGA
- the clpB gene encoding ATP-dependent chaperone ClpB yields MDSFNPTTRTQQAISAAVQAATLAGNPDVGPTHLLGALLAQGDGIAAPLLAAVGADAAAVRSELTALGDRLPSASGSSVSAPQLSRDALAAITAAQQLATEMGDEYVSTEHLLVGLARSGGPVAQLLGRHGATPDALREAFGKVRGSARVTSPDPEGSYQALEKYGQDLTARAREGELDPVIGRDTEIRRVVQVLSRRTKNNPVLIGEPGVGKTAIVEGLAQRIVAGDVPESLRGKRVVSLDLGSMVAGAKYRGEFEERLKAVLKEITDSAGEVVTFIDELHTIVGAGASGEGAMDAGNMIKPMLARGELRMVGATTLDEYRQHIEKDPALERRFQQVLVGEPSVEDTVGILRGLKERYEVHHGVRITDAALVAAAALSDRYITARFLPDKAIDLVDEAASRLRMEIDSRPVEIDTVERAVRRLEIEEMALDKEVDAASKDRLVALRAELAEKREELAALTARWQNEKSAIDVTRELKEQLEQLRGESERAERDGDLGRAAELRYGRIPQLEKELAAATETVERAEDVMLKEEVGPDDVADVVSSWTGVPAGRMLEGETAKLLRMEDELGHRVVGQAEAVRVVSDAVRRARAGVADENRPTGSFLFLGPTGVGKTELAKALAEFLFDDERAMIRIDMSEYSEKHSVARLVGAPPGYVGYDQGGQLTEAVRRRPYSVVLLDEVEKAHPDVFDTLLQVLDDGRLTDGQGRTVDFRSTILVLTSNLGSQAIADPSLDEKGRTDAVMAVVRSHFKPEFLNRLDDVVVFHALSTEELTHIVDIQVGVLGRRLAKRRLSLEVSDAAREWLAMNGFDPVYGARPLRRLVQSAIGDQLARELLSGGVREGDTVRVDLDPSADGGTGGLVVGKAVGAADPAVTIAN; encoded by the coding sequence ATGGACTCCTTCAACCCCACCACCCGTACCCAGCAGGCCATCTCCGCCGCCGTCCAGGCCGCGACGCTGGCCGGGAACCCCGACGTCGGGCCCACCCACCTGCTGGGTGCCCTGCTGGCCCAGGGCGACGGCATCGCCGCGCCGCTGCTGGCCGCCGTCGGGGCGGACGCGGCCGCCGTCCGATCCGAGCTGACCGCGCTGGGCGACCGGCTGCCGTCGGCGTCGGGGTCGTCGGTGAGCGCACCGCAGCTGTCCCGGGACGCACTGGCTGCGATCACCGCGGCGCAGCAGCTCGCCACCGAGATGGGCGACGAGTACGTCTCCACCGAGCACCTGCTCGTCGGGCTCGCGCGGTCCGGGGGCCCGGTCGCCCAGCTGCTGGGGCGCCACGGCGCCACGCCGGATGCGCTGCGCGAGGCGTTCGGCAAGGTCCGCGGCTCGGCCAGGGTGACCAGCCCGGACCCCGAGGGCAGCTACCAGGCCCTGGAGAAGTACGGCCAGGACCTGACCGCCCGGGCACGCGAGGGTGAGCTCGACCCGGTCATCGGCCGGGACACCGAGATCCGCCGCGTCGTCCAGGTGCTGTCGCGGCGCACCAAGAACAACCCGGTGCTGATCGGGGAGCCGGGCGTCGGCAAGACCGCGATCGTCGAGGGCCTGGCCCAGCGCATCGTGGCCGGTGACGTCCCCGAGTCGCTGCGCGGCAAGCGCGTCGTCTCCCTCGACCTGGGGTCGATGGTGGCCGGTGCGAAGTACCGCGGCGAGTTCGAGGAGCGTCTCAAGGCGGTCCTGAAGGAGATCACCGACTCCGCGGGCGAGGTCGTCACCTTCATCGACGAGCTGCACACGATCGTCGGTGCGGGCGCGTCCGGCGAGGGCGCGATGGACGCCGGCAACATGATCAAGCCGATGCTCGCCCGCGGTGAGCTGCGGATGGTCGGCGCGACCACGCTCGACGAGTACCGCCAGCACATCGAGAAGGACCCGGCGCTGGAGCGCCGCTTCCAGCAGGTGCTGGTCGGCGAGCCGTCCGTCGAGGACACCGTCGGCATCCTGCGCGGGCTCAAGGAGCGCTACGAGGTGCACCACGGCGTCCGCATCACCGACGCCGCCCTGGTCGCCGCGGCCGCCCTGTCGGACCGCTACATCACCGCCCGGTTCCTCCCGGACAAGGCCATCGACCTCGTCGACGAGGCCGCCTCCCGGCTCCGGATGGAGATCGACTCGCGCCCGGTGGAGATCGACACCGTGGAGCGGGCCGTCCGCCGCCTGGAGATCGAGGAGATGGCGCTCGACAAGGAGGTCGACGCGGCGTCGAAGGACCGACTGGTGGCCCTGCGCGCCGAGCTGGCCGAGAAGCGCGAGGAGCTGGCCGCGCTGACCGCGCGCTGGCAGAACGAGAAGAGCGCCATCGACGTCACCCGCGAGCTCAAGGAGCAGCTGGAGCAGCTGCGCGGCGAGTCCGAGCGGGCCGAGCGCGACGGCGACCTGGGCCGGGCCGCGGAGCTGCGCTACGGGCGCATCCCGCAGCTGGAGAAGGAGCTCGCCGCCGCCACCGAGACGGTCGAGCGGGCCGAGGACGTGATGCTGAAGGAGGAGGTCGGTCCGGACGACGTCGCCGACGTCGTCAGCTCCTGGACCGGCGTGCCGGCCGGCCGGATGCTGGAGGGTGAGACCGCCAAGCTCCTGCGCATGGAGGACGAGCTCGGCCACCGGGTCGTCGGCCAGGCCGAGGCCGTGCGCGTGGTGTCCGACGCGGTGCGCCGGGCGCGTGCCGGCGTCGCGGACGAGAACCGGCCGACCGGCTCGTTCCTGTTCCTCGGGCCCACCGGCGTCGGCAAGACCGAGCTGGCCAAGGCGCTCGCGGAGTTCCTGTTCGACGACGAGCGGGCGATGATCCGCATCGACATGAGCGAGTACTCCGAGAAGCACTCGGTGGCCCGCCTCGTCGGTGCCCCTCCCGGCTACGTCGGCTACGACCAGGGCGGTCAGCTCACCGAGGCGGTGCGGCGGCGGCCCTACAGCGTCGTGCTGCTCGACGAGGTCGAGAAGGCCCACCCGGACGTCTTCGACACGCTCCTGCAGGTGCTCGACGACGGCCGTCTCACCGACGGCCAGGGCCGCACGGTGGACTTCCGCAGCACGATCCTGGTGCTGACGTCCAACCTGGGCAGCCAGGCCATCGCCGACCCGTCCCTGGACGAGAAGGGACGCACGGACGCCGTCATGGCGGTCGTCCGGTCGCACTTCAAGCCGGAATTCCTCAACCGGCTCGACGACGTCGTGGTCTTCCACGCGCTGTCGACCGAGGAGCTGACCCACATCGTCGACATCCAGGTCGGGGTGCTGGGGCGCCGGCTGGCCAAGCGGCGGCTGTCGCTGGAGGTCTCCGACGCGGCCCGCGAGTGGCTCGCCATGAACGGGTTCGACCCCGTCTACGGCGCGCGCCCGCTGCGCAGGCTGGTGCAGTCCGCGATCGGCGACCAGCTCGCCCGCGAGCTGCTGTCCGGCGGCGTCCGCGAGGGCGACACGGTCCGGGTCGACCTGGACCCGTCGGCCGACGGCGGGACCGGCGGCCTGGTCGTGGGCAAGGCGGTCGGGGCGGCCGACCCGGCGGTCACGATCGCGAACTGA
- a CDS encoding type VII secretion target translates to MTSPGFRVVPDRVSARADVLDGAGSAVAGMRPSRAELDTGAYGVIGEFFSADATAAMRAGVEALDVLSASLHDLAASARKAVAAYLDTELRTAATFLDVDPAPAPAPVDGDR, encoded by the coding sequence GTGACCTCCCCGGGCTTCCGCGTCGTCCCCGACAGGGTCTCGGCCCGTGCCGACGTCCTCGACGGTGCGGGCTCCGCCGTCGCCGGGATGCGGCCCTCCCGGGCCGAGCTCGACACCGGCGCCTACGGCGTCATCGGGGAGTTCTTCTCGGCCGACGCCACCGCGGCCATGCGGGCCGGGGTCGAGGCGCTGGATGTCCTCTCCGCGAGCCTGCACGACCTGGCGGCCTCCGCCCGGAAGGCCGTCGCGGCCTACCTCGACACCGAGCTCCGGACGGCCGCCACGTTCCTCGACGTCGACCCCGCTCCCGCCCCGGCCCCGGTCGACGGGGACCGGTGA